From a single Thioalbus denitrificans genomic region:
- a CDS encoding hydrogenase subunit MbhD domain-containing protein: protein MSGPPGLLLDGLLALLLLGLAAAVISSREPLRGVILFIAFGLLLALVWARLGAPDVALAEAAIGAGLSGALLLAAARDERGDAAQPGADRPVTILLALLAAGFGLVLAWALAASLPAADPVRLAGAVAEQLPRSGVTNPVTAVLLNFRAYDTLLELAVLLAALLGINALGAGRPAYGPAPALLSGLAGWLVPLLLLTGAYLLWAGAHAPGGAFQAGALVAAAGVLLRLAGVRAAGLPAGLPLRLAAAGGVGLFLAVGLAVTLAGNAFLQYPAAAAGLLILLIESAAVTAIAAALVIAFLGGEPEPWSPSTDRSRPEQA, encoded by the coding sequence GTGAGCGGACCGCCCGGACTCCTGCTCGACGGCCTGCTGGCGCTGCTCCTGCTGGGGCTGGCGGCGGCCGTGATCAGCAGCCGCGAGCCGCTGCGCGGGGTGATCCTGTTCATCGCCTTCGGCCTCCTGCTGGCACTGGTGTGGGCGCGCCTCGGCGCCCCCGACGTGGCCCTGGCGGAGGCGGCCATCGGCGCGGGGCTGAGCGGCGCCCTGCTGCTGGCCGCCGCCCGCGACGAACGCGGCGACGCAGCGCAACCGGGCGCCGACCGGCCGGTGACGATACTCCTGGCCCTGCTCGCCGCCGGCTTCGGGCTGGTGCTGGCATGGGCGCTGGCCGCCAGCCTGCCGGCCGCCGACCCGGTGCGCCTGGCCGGCGCCGTGGCGGAGCAGCTGCCCCGGAGCGGCGTCACCAACCCGGTGACCGCCGTGCTGCTCAACTTCCGCGCCTACGACACCCTGCTGGAGCTGGCGGTACTGCTGGCCGCGCTGCTCGGCATCAACGCCCTCGGCGCCGGGCGCCCCGCCTACGGCCCCGCCCCCGCCCTGCTCTCCGGGCTGGCCGGCTGGCTGGTTCCGCTGCTGCTGCTCACCGGCGCCTACCTGCTCTGGGCCGGCGCCCACGCCCCGGGCGGCGCCTTCCAGGCCGGCGCCCTGGTGGCCGCCGCGGGGGTGTTGCTGCGCCTGGCGGGCGTGCGCGCCGCGGGACTGCCCGCCGGCCTGCCGCTGCGCCTGGCCGCGGCGGGCGGCGTGGGGCTGTTCCTGGCGGTGGGCCTCGCGGTGACCCTGGCCGGGAACGCCTTCCTGCAGTACCCGGCGGCGGCGGCCGGGCTGCTCATCCTCCTCATCGAGAGCGCGGCGGTAACGGCCATCGCCGCGGCCCTGGTAATCGCCTTCCTGGGCGGAGAGCCCGAACCCTGGTCACCGTCCACGGACCGTTCCCGGCCGGAGCAGGCCTGA
- a CDS encoding complex I subunit 5 family protein, with amino-acid sequence MSNLLAGIVALPLAAALPALVWPVAGRPLALAATGLTLAATLLLLGEVAAAGTVTLVPGGWTAGLGIVLRADGLSAALLAMTAAVALAATLYAGRYFAGHPAGRHFWPLWLLLLTALNALFLAADLFNLYVTLELLGLAAVALATLAGTRAALEAALRYLLVGLLGSMAYLAGVALLYAAYGRLDLAGVAAAIGPDPAAAAALALMFAGLLLKTAAFPLHFWLPPAHGSAPAPVSAALSALVVKAAFYLLLRLWLDLFAPVAGAGVATLLGALGAAAVLWGSWQALRAPRLKLLAAYSTVAQVGYLLLFFPLLAVLPPGPAREAAFGGLVLLALSHGFAKAGFFLAAGVVQRHAGHDRIAELDGTVQRLPVTSFTLALAGVALIGLPPSGTFLAKWQLLSGAIGAGLWWPVAVVAIGTLLAGAYVFRLLGHLFGNAVQPAGRRLAGAGEELPPLLLALAAAVALGLFAAPLWELLAPLPAPGPRP; translated from the coding sequence ATGAGTAACCTCCTCGCCGGGATCGTGGCCCTGCCCCTGGCCGCCGCCCTGCCGGCGCTGGTATGGCCCGTGGCCGGCCGGCCGCTGGCGCTGGCCGCCACCGGCCTGACCCTCGCCGCCACCCTCCTGCTGCTGGGAGAGGTGGCCGCCGCCGGCACGGTGACGCTGGTACCCGGGGGCTGGACGGCCGGGCTCGGCATCGTCCTGCGGGCCGACGGGCTCTCCGCGGCGCTGCTCGCCATGACCGCCGCGGTGGCCCTGGCCGCCACCCTCTACGCCGGGCGCTACTTCGCCGGCCATCCCGCCGGACGCCACTTCTGGCCCCTGTGGCTGCTCCTGCTCACCGCCCTCAACGCCCTGTTCCTGGCCGCGGATCTCTTCAACCTCTACGTGACCCTGGAGCTGCTGGGGCTCGCCGCGGTGGCGCTCGCCACCCTGGCCGGCACGCGGGCGGCGCTGGAGGCGGCGCTGCGCTACCTGCTGGTGGGCCTGCTGGGCTCCATGGCCTACCTGGCGGGCGTGGCCCTGCTCTATGCCGCCTACGGCCGCCTCGACCTGGCCGGGGTGGCCGCCGCCATCGGCCCGGACCCGGCGGCCGCGGCGGCGCTGGCGCTGATGTTCGCCGGGCTGCTGCTCAAGACCGCCGCCTTCCCGCTCCACTTCTGGCTGCCGCCGGCCCACGGCAGCGCCCCGGCCCCCGTCAGCGCGGCCCTCTCGGCGCTGGTGGTGAAGGCGGCCTTCTACCTGCTGCTGCGCCTGTGGCTGGACCTCTTCGCCCCGGTGGCGGGCGCCGGGGTGGCGACGCTGCTCGGCGCACTCGGCGCCGCGGCGGTGCTGTGGGGATCCTGGCAGGCCCTGCGCGCACCCCGGCTGAAGCTGCTGGCGGCCTACTCCACCGTGGCCCAGGTGGGCTACCTGCTGCTGTTCTTCCCGCTGCTCGCGGTCCTGCCCCCCGGGCCGGCGCGGGAGGCGGCCTTCGGCGGGCTGGTGCTGCTGGCCCTCAGCCACGGCTTCGCCAAGGCCGGCTTCTTCCTCGCCGCCGGGGTGGTGCAGCGGCACGCCGGCCACGACCGCATCGCCGAACTGGACGGCACGGTGCAGCGCCTGCCGGTGACCAGCTTCACCCTGGCGCTCGCCGGGGTGGCCCTCATCGGCCTGCCGCCGAGCGGCACCTTCCTGGCCAAGTGGCAGCTGCTTTCCGGCGCCATCGGCGCCGGGCTCTGGTGGCCGGTGGCGGTGGTCGCGATCGGCACCCTGCTGGCGGGCGCCTATGTCTTCCGCCTCCTCGGCCACCTGTTCGGCAACGCCGTGCAGCCCGCCGGGCGGCGCCTGGCGGGGGCGGGCGAGGAACTGCCGCCGCTGCTGCTGGCGCTGGCGGCCGCCGTGGCACTGGGGCTGTTCGCCGCGCCGCTGTGGGAGCTGCTCGCCCCCCTCCCCGCCCCGGGGCCGCGGCCATGA
- the mnhG gene encoding monovalent cation/H(+) antiporter subunit G — MTDLLTLLLVGAGLLFYLAGSIGLLRLPDLYTRLHALTKADNLGLGLLVAGLALQAESPAAVLKLALVWLLVLAASGTGAHLIARRARRGEDRP; from the coding sequence ATGACTGACCTGCTCACCCTCCTCCTCGTCGGCGCCGGACTGCTGTTCTACCTGGCCGGCAGCATCGGGCTGCTGCGCCTGCCGGACCTCTACACCCGCCTGCACGCGCTGACCAAGGCGGACAACCTGGGTCTGGGCCTGCTGGTGGCGGGGCTGGCGCTGCAGGCGGAGAGTCCGGCGGCGGTGCTCAAGCTGGCGCTGGTCTGGCTGCTGGTGCTCGCCGCCAGCGGCACCGGCGCCCACCTCATCGCCCGGCGCGCGCGCCGCGGGGAGGACCGGCCGTGA
- a CDS encoding complex I subunit 5 family protein encodes MTLQTTLPALIVLSSLLPGLVIFLLREEAHRLRTVLNLAGAVLKLALVGVMMWGVFQGAAYESRWTLAPGLDLVLHADALSVLFVTLSTVLWLVTTLYAIGYLEHSPHRSRFFGFFSLCVSATVGLALAGNLFTFLVFYEVLTLATYPLVAHRGTPEATRGARIYLAYTLAGGTALLVGTVWLRAVAGPLEFVEGGLLDALPPGLHPELRLIFVLLIAGLGVKAALVPLHGWLPQAMVAPAPVSALLHAVAVVKAGAFGIVRVVYDVYGVEFAHQLGLLAPLGALAALTIVYGSVRALTQDSLKKRLAWSTVSQVSYIALGAAILGPLATIGGVVHLVHQGLMKITLFFAAGNYAETLGIHHVSEMNGVGRRMPGTTLAFTVGALGMIGIPPVAGFVSKWYLGLGAVEAGAAAWVLPVLAASSLLNAAYFLPILHRAWFRPAPAAWPEEHIPARRLETVGLLLWPPVVTALLALGAGLLAATPFSPLDWARLITAREYAP; translated from the coding sequence ATGACCCTGCAGACCACCCTGCCCGCCCTCATTGTCCTCAGCTCCCTGCTGCCGGGGCTGGTGATCTTCCTCCTGCGCGAGGAGGCCCACCGCCTGCGCACCGTGCTCAACCTGGCCGGCGCGGTGCTCAAGCTGGCGCTGGTGGGGGTGATGATGTGGGGGGTGTTCCAAGGCGCGGCCTACGAGAGCCGCTGGACCCTGGCCCCGGGGCTCGACCTGGTGCTCCATGCCGACGCCCTCTCGGTGCTGTTCGTCACCCTCTCCACGGTGCTGTGGCTGGTGACCACCCTCTACGCCATCGGCTACCTGGAGCACTCGCCCCACCGCAGCCGCTTCTTCGGCTTCTTCAGCCTCTGCGTCTCGGCCACGGTGGGCCTGGCGCTCGCGGGCAACCTGTTCACCTTCCTGGTCTTCTACGAGGTGCTGACGCTGGCCACCTACCCCCTGGTGGCCCATCGCGGCACCCCCGAGGCCACCCGCGGGGCGCGCATCTACCTGGCCTACACCCTCGCCGGCGGCACCGCCCTGCTGGTGGGCACCGTCTGGCTGCGGGCGGTGGCCGGGCCGCTGGAGTTCGTGGAGGGCGGACTGCTCGATGCCCTGCCCCCCGGACTGCACCCGGAGCTGCGGCTCATCTTCGTGCTGCTCATCGCCGGGCTGGGGGTGAAGGCGGCGCTGGTGCCGCTGCACGGCTGGCTGCCCCAGGCCATGGTGGCGCCGGCGCCGGTGAGCGCCCTGCTGCACGCGGTGGCGGTGGTGAAGGCGGGGGCCTTCGGCATCGTGCGGGTGGTGTACGACGTCTACGGGGTGGAGTTCGCCCACCAGCTGGGCCTGCTCGCCCCCCTCGGGGCGCTGGCGGCGCTCACCATCGTCTACGGCTCCGTGCGGGCGCTCACCCAGGACAGCCTGAAGAAGCGGCTGGCCTGGTCCACCGTCAGCCAGGTCTCCTACATCGCGCTGGGCGCCGCCATCCTCGGCCCGCTCGCCACCATCGGCGGGGTGGTGCACCTGGTGCACCAGGGGCTGATGAAGATCACGCTGTTCTTCGCCGCCGGCAACTACGCCGAAACCCTCGGCATCCACCACGTAAGCGAGATGAACGGCGTGGGCCGGCGCATGCCCGGCACCACGCTCGCCTTCACCGTCGGGGCGCTCGGCATGATCGGCATCCCGCCGGTGGCCGGCTTCGTGAGCAAGTGGTACCTGGGCCTCGGCGCGGTGGAGGCCGGCGCCGCGGCGTGGGTGCTGCCGGTGCTGGCGGCGAGCAGCCTGCTCAACGCCGCCTACTTCCTGCCCATCCTCCATCGTGCCTGGTTCCGGCCCGCCCCCGCCGCCTGGCCGGAGGAGCATATACCCGCCCGCCGCCTGGAGACCGTCGGCCTGCTGCTCTGGCCGCCGGTCGTCACCGCGCTGCTGGCGCTCGGCGCGGGGCTGCTGGCCGCCACCCCCTTCAGCCCGCTCGACTGGGCCCGCCTCATCACCGCCCGGGAGTACGCTCCATGA
- a CDS encoding NADH-quinone oxidoreductase subunit K, with protein sequence MPAPQLIYLLSGCALAALGLFGALAHAALLRRVMALNILGGGIFLLLIATAWNGPGAAADPVPHALVLTGIVVAVSATAFALALGRRLRATRDE encoded by the coding sequence ATGCCCGCCCCCCAGCTCATCTACCTCCTCAGCGGCTGCGCCCTGGCGGCCCTGGGCCTGTTCGGCGCCCTGGCCCACGCGGCGCTCCTGCGCCGGGTGATGGCGCTCAACATCCTCGGCGGCGGGATCTTCCTGCTGCTCATCGCCACCGCCTGGAACGGTCCCGGCGCAGCCGCCGACCCGGTGCCCCACGCGCTGGTGCTCACCGGCATCGTGGTGGCGGTGAGCGCCACCGCCTTCGCCCTGGCCCTCGGCCGGCGCCTGCGGGCGACCCGCGATGAGTAA